In Candidatus Zixiibacteriota bacterium, one DNA window encodes the following:
- a CDS encoding SPOR domain-containing protein produces the protein MATGCGGLRPPDVVETKPAPVTKVPPGFDPLGLPQDTVNIPAQLASQAEKQSPQAPGVQTAPGDTATHQVYRVQLLTFEAYGEGRHGLQVAEEIFDQPVLLDYDVPYFKLRVGEFRTRAEAEAYVQKARSVGYPNAIVVTANVGVQQALPMYEAPRVPKSTDSLSRDISPKKAG, from the coding sequence ATGGCAACAGGTTGCGGGGGCCTTCGGCCTCCGGACGTTGTTGAAACCAAGCCTGCGCCGGTAACCAAAGTGCCTCCCGGTTTCGACCCGCTGGGGCTCCCCCAGGACACGGTGAACATTCCGGCCCAGTTGGCAAGCCAGGCCGAAAAGCAGAGTCCTCAGGCACCTGGTGTCCAAACTGCTCCCGGCGATACCGCGACCCACCAGGTGTACCGAGTGCAGTTGCTGACTTTTGAAGCGTATGGCGAGGGGCGCCATGGCTTGCAGGTGGCCGAGGAGATCTTCGATCAACCGGTGCTGCTCGATTATGATGTCCCGTATTTCAAGCTTCGGGTGGGAGAATTTCGAACTCGCGCCGAGGCGGAAGCATACGTGCAGAAGGCACGCTCGGTCGGTTACCCCAACGCCATTGTGGTGACAGCCAACGTCGGTGTGCAGCAGGCGCTGCCGATGTATGAAGCTCCAAGGGTGCCCAAGAGTACCGACTCACTCTCCCGCGACATTTCTCCCAAGAAGGCCGGCTGA
- a CDS encoding DUF3108 domain-containing protein, protein MTRPRSIKWAVIVAALAATIPAIYLVTATGGMADSDSSQPGGEANASSIDRFIENVAFGVGERMTFDINYGFINAGSASLEVAKLIEYQGRPCYQVVSRAQSNSFFSSFYRVEDRVESIVDAVGVYSWRFEKNLREGNYRADRMYAFDQINRAVHYEKDTLPVEPYVQDALSALYFVRTQPLEVGKSIFVDNFVDGKKYRMEVRVLKKERIKVAAGSFDCIVVEPLTQSVGVFKNEGTLTVWLTDDRLRMPVLMKSKILVGSVSAELTDYHLGDIREF, encoded by the coding sequence TTGACCAGACCACGTAGCATCAAGTGGGCCGTCATCGTGGCCGCACTGGCCGCCACGATCCCGGCAATCTACCTGGTGACGGCGACCGGAGGGATGGCCGATTCGGATTCGTCTCAGCCAGGCGGTGAGGCCAACGCCTCGTCGATCGATCGCTTCATCGAGAACGTCGCTTTCGGCGTTGGGGAGCGGATGACTTTTGATATCAACTATGGCTTCATCAATGCAGGCAGCGCGTCACTCGAAGTTGCGAAGCTCATAGAGTACCAGGGGCGGCCCTGTTACCAGGTTGTCTCGCGGGCTCAGTCCAACAGCTTTTTTTCGAGTTTCTATCGCGTGGAGGATCGCGTAGAATCGATTGTCGATGCTGTCGGTGTCTATAGCTGGCGTTTTGAGAAAAACCTGCGGGAGGGGAATTACCGGGCCGACCGCATGTATGCGTTCGATCAAATCAACCGTGCGGTACACTATGAGAAAGATACGCTCCCGGTCGAACCGTACGTGCAGGACGCTCTGTCGGCCCTCTATTTTGTGCGCACGCAGCCTTTGGAGGTAGGCAAGTCGATTTTTGTCGACAACTTCGTCGACGGCAAAAAGTACCGTATGGAAGTGCGGGTGCTCAAGAAAGAGCGGATCAAGGTTGCGGCCGGTTCATTTGATTGCATTGTCGTCGAACCGCTGACCCAGTCGGTCGGTGTTTTCAAAAACGAAGGAACGCTCACGGTGTGGCTTACCGATGACCGGCTCCGGATGCCGGTGCTTATGAAATCCAAGATCCTGGTTGGCTCGGTCTCCGCCGAACTGACCGATTATCACCTGGGCGATATCCGGGAATTCTGA
- a CDS encoding PHP domain-containing protein, whose translation MNDTIDLHMHTLHSDGTCTSAELLDLVRTSGVSAFSVTDHDTLAGYRDIAGMLKTGDPELITGVELSIAVGDDDVHMLAYLFDPDHEELNLALLDFQEKRNRRGRMIVEKLRDMGMDVPFEAVEERAGSSVIGRPHIAEAMVNLNKVGSYQEAFDRYISKNSPAYVPKVTLEPKAAIDLVHRSGGLTVMAHPFIDDSARHLDMLQYLGLDGIEVYHSSHTQNEVARLKRIAKERHLVISGGSDFHGREGRYGMVGSQRVPASLLADLKKHVEQIRGQV comes from the coding sequence ATGAATGACACCATCGACCTGCACATGCACACGCTCCACTCTGACGGTACCTGTACGAGCGCTGAACTGCTCGATCTGGTGCGGACCAGCGGTGTCTCTGCTTTTTCCGTCACCGACCACGACACACTGGCCGGGTACCGCGATATTGCGGGGATGCTGAAAACCGGGGATCCGGAACTCATAACCGGGGTAGAACTATCGATAGCAGTGGGCGATGATGATGTCCACATGCTGGCCTACCTGTTCGACCCGGACCACGAGGAACTAAACCTGGCACTGCTGGACTTTCAGGAGAAGCGGAATCGCCGCGGTCGTATGATCGTCGAGAAACTGCGTGATATGGGGATGGATGTTCCGTTCGAAGCCGTTGAGGAAAGAGCCGGCAGTTCGGTGATCGGTCGTCCGCACATTGCGGAGGCGATGGTCAATCTCAATAAAGTGGGTAGTTACCAGGAAGCGTTCGACCGGTACATATCCAAGAACAGTCCTGCCTACGTGCCCAAAGTTACGCTGGAACCGAAAGCCGCTATCGATCTGGTGCATCGGTCAGGTGGACTCACCGTCATGGCTCATCCATTCATCGATGACTCCGCCCGCCATCTGGATATGTTGCAATACCTCGGACTGGACGGCATCGAGGTGTATCACTCCTCGCATACGCAGAATGAGGTGGCACGTCTCAAGCGGATCGCCAAAGAGCGGCACCTGGTTATATCGGGTGGGTCGGACTTTCATGGCCGTGAGGGGCGCTACGGCATGGTGGGGTCGCAGCGCGTGCCGGCCTCTCTTCTTGCAGATTTGAAGAAACATGTTGAGCAGATAAGGGGACAAGTGTGA
- a CDS encoding L-threonylcarbamoyladenylate synthase yields the protein MRVLELDTHAPPETVVGVIREALNSGELVVLPTETRYGILARADKPSSVDNLYRAKGRSGSSPTALFVKDLESMGKWGEITPAAQSLGKRFLPGPLTLVLRARVSWPPPLVVGGKIGCRYSSSVLIARLIEHIDYPITATSANRSGSPDKETIEEIRAELGDTVAIYVDGGKLSGPVSTVVDCSADPVIILREGAIPADEVRQALTSEGVQ from the coding sequence GTGCGGGTTCTTGAGCTGGACACACACGCGCCGCCCGAAACCGTGGTTGGCGTTATCAGAGAAGCGCTGAATTCCGGTGAGCTCGTGGTTCTCCCCACGGAAACCCGCTACGGCATTCTCGCCAGAGCCGACAAGCCATCGTCGGTCGATAATCTTTACCGCGCGAAAGGGCGTTCAGGCAGTTCCCCGACGGCACTGTTCGTCAAGGACTTAGAATCGATGGGCAAATGGGGCGAGATCACTCCGGCCGCTCAATCACTGGGCAAACGTTTCCTGCCCGGTCCGCTAACGCTTGTACTTCGAGCCAGAGTCTCCTGGCCCCCTCCGCTTGTGGTCGGGGGCAAGATCGGCTGCAGGTACTCCTCCTCGGTCCTGATCGCACGGCTGATAGAACATATCGACTACCCGATCACCGCTACCTCGGCTAATCGCTCAGGCAGCCCGGACAAGGAGACGATTGAGGAGATCCGGGCGGAACTTGGCGATACGGTGGCGATATATGTCGATGGGGGAAAGCTTTCGGGGCCGGTGTCAACAGTTGTTGATTGCAGCGCCGATCCTGTTATCATTCTGAGAGAAGGGGCCATACCGGCAGACGAGGTCCGGCAGGCCCTGACGAGCGAAGGCGTTCAATGA
- a CDS encoding low molecular weight protein arginine phosphatase gives MSEPYTILFVCTGNTCRSPMAEAALRVLLDKDRPGRYRVLSAGTAAANGFPATLYALEAVKIWSGDLSRHRSQLLSRRLIEDADLVLGMTPEHVKEILRLSPEAKPKVFLFKNFPDGRLTGEGVEDPVGQSLDRYNATFLEIGEYLGKFLSEIVKRIDEKAAIDQTT, from the coding sequence ATGAGCGAGCCATACACGATACTTTTTGTCTGCACAGGAAACACCTGTCGCTCCCCTATGGCCGAGGCGGCGCTTCGTGTGCTGCTGGACAAGGACAGACCGGGCCGGTATCGTGTTTTGTCTGCCGGCACCGCTGCCGCCAACGGCTTCCCGGCTACTCTGTATGCACTCGAAGCCGTGAAGATCTGGTCGGGCGATCTTTCGCGGCACCGTTCGCAGCTTCTGTCGCGACGGCTCATCGAAGATGCCGATCTGGTTTTGGGAATGACTCCCGAACACGTGAAGGAGATTCTGCGTCTGTCGCCCGAAGCCAAACCAAAGGTATTTTTGTTCAAGAATTTCCCTGACGGTCGGTTAACCGGCGAAGGGGTTGAAGATCCGGTGGGGCAATCGCTGGATCGGTACAACGCGACTTTCCTGGAGATCGGAGAGTATTTGGGCAAGTTTCTTTCCGAGATTGTAAAACGGATAGATGAAAAGGCCGCCATTGACCAGACCACGTAG
- a CDS encoding MXAN_6640 family putative metalloprotease, translating to MSIRVWAAVSLLVAVSGMADNQPVLSRQEQLQIVRDYLYVTHQPAPSSLIQAVAPSVDTSVPIKCGMSAVADFVMNRDKFDRNLQIALGIDSLPPRPVLPLSFNSPSGWFKIHYDVAGDNAVYQANVDNNSNGIPDFVDGVARIADSVRAHEVTLLGYPAPPSDSFYIQGDDARYDIYLLNLSPNFYGLAYMDSVRIDGPGTLRATSFIELDNDYQQIPSYASRPLDAVRVTVAHEYFHAVQFGMDYTEAEDYNLSFVKRYWMEMSATWMEEEIYDGINDYYAYLPYFFNQPTVSLQQFKGFTDLHPYGSMVWPLYLAEQFGPDIIRDIWERCAQMGIGPQVWAAANASIDSISSIDTLVTPKSDLPIAFREFALWNYYTGNRASLAPAGVGYPERSAYPAIPDDKMAYHNNYPVSVSVANQFQPQQTAATYIRLDGLNRVAVPWRFLACGRVDPDTLCVIRIVDTICPGFATSIDSQLIPPACRFIDSVCAFRTGCTDTVVVAIDSIFSPAFFVDSLIQPWGVSIIYEPVQNLDSHVVETGLLGAPFGAVFGFEIFNPRQFAAVTFIFSDASYPDAIRYAQDLTRRMAWDVDGQSEPAFGTVPSVLDAYPNPAVVSSMNSQPLRFRFQIPSDSTGLPVCSLDRLYMTVDLFNVAGEYVATIADTANVADRDPRDQYVYLVDWDLKNSSGSNVASGVYVGVARLYCKDWNNGGGELLAEEKTKVAVIR from the coding sequence GTGAGCATACGAGTCTGGGCGGCGGTCAGCCTGTTGGTGGCCGTGTCGGGGATGGCGGATAACCAACCGGTTCTTTCGCGACAGGAGCAACTGCAGATTGTACGAGACTACCTGTACGTCACACATCAACCGGCACCGTCATCACTTATTCAAGCGGTCGCGCCTTCGGTTGATACCAGCGTTCCGATCAAGTGCGGCATGTCGGCGGTGGCCGACTTCGTCATGAACCGCGACAAGTTCGACCGAAACCTGCAAATAGCTCTTGGCATCGATTCATTGCCGCCGCGGCCAGTGTTGCCGCTCAGTTTCAACAGTCCGTCGGGGTGGTTCAAGATCCACTACGACGTCGCTGGTGACAACGCCGTGTACCAGGCGAACGTAGACAACAACTCCAATGGGATACCGGATTTTGTGGACGGCGTCGCCCGCATCGCCGATTCGGTGCGAGCGCACGAGGTTACACTCCTTGGCTATCCGGCGCCACCGTCCGATTCGTTCTATATTCAAGGGGATGATGCCCGGTATGACATCTATCTCCTCAACCTGAGTCCCAATTTCTACGGCCTGGCGTATATGGATTCTGTACGTATAGACGGTCCCGGGACGCTTCGCGCCACCTCGTTCATAGAGTTGGACAACGACTACCAGCAAATCCCGTCCTACGCGAGCCGGCCTCTTGACGCCGTGCGCGTGACGGTCGCTCATGAGTATTTCCACGCCGTGCAGTTCGGGATGGACTACACTGAAGCCGAAGACTACAACTTGAGTTTCGTCAAACGATACTGGATGGAGATGTCGGCCACATGGATGGAAGAAGAGATCTACGACGGTATTAACGACTACTATGCCTACCTGCCATACTTCTTCAACCAACCGACCGTGTCATTGCAACAATTCAAAGGATTCACGGATCTGCATCCTTACGGTTCGATGGTGTGGCCGCTCTATCTGGCGGAACAATTCGGTCCCGACATCATCCGCGATATCTGGGAGCGCTGCGCACAAATGGGGATTGGACCGCAAGTCTGGGCGGCGGCAAATGCCTCGATCGATTCGATCAGTTCCATCGACACACTGGTCACGCCGAAATCAGACCTGCCAATTGCCTTTCGCGAATTTGCGCTTTGGAATTACTACACAGGGAACCGGGCGTCACTGGCGCCCGCGGGCGTGGGGTATCCGGAACGGAGTGCCTACCCGGCAATTCCAGACGACAAGATGGCCTATCACAACAACTACCCCGTATCAGTGTCAGTGGCTAACCAGTTCCAGCCGCAGCAAACGGCGGCAACATACATTCGGTTGGACGGCTTGAACAGAGTGGCCGTGCCTTGGCGGTTCCTCGCCTGTGGGCGGGTCGATCCGGATACCCTCTGCGTGATTCGCATTGTGGATACTATTTGCCCCGGTTTCGCTACTTCTATCGACTCGCAACTAATACCGCCGGCATGTCGATTCATAGACTCGGTATGTGCATTTCGTACGGGTTGTACTGACACTGTTGTCGTGGCCATCGACTCCATTTTCTCGCCGGCCTTCTTTGTTGATTCCCTGATACAACCATGGGGTGTAAGTATCATCTATGAACCGGTACAGAATCTGGACTCACACGTTGTTGAAACCGGCCTTCTTGGCGCACCGTTCGGGGCGGTATTTGGATTCGAGATTTTCAACCCCCGTCAGTTTGCAGCGGTGACATTCATTTTTAGCGACGCATCGTATCCCGACGCAATACGCTATGCACAGGATCTGACCCGCCGAATGGCCTGGGATGTCGACGGGCAGTCTGAACCTGCTTTTGGCACGGTACCCTCCGTTCTTGATGCCTATCCGAATCCGGCGGTTGTTTCGAGCATGAATAGCCAGCCGCTTCGGTTCCGTTTCCAAATTCCCTCCGATTCCACTGGTTTGCCCGTTTGCTCGCTCGATCGTCTCTATATGACTGTTGACTTGTTCAATGTCGCTGGAGAGTATGTGGCGACAATTGCGGACACGGCCAACGTGGCTGATCGTGACCCGAGAGACCAATATGTCTATCTGGTTGACTGGGACTTGAAGAACAGTTCAGGATCGAATGTGGCTTCCGGTGTGTATGTGGGAGTGGCGCGGCTGTATTGCAAGGACTGGAACAACGGTGGCGGGGAGTTGCTCGCCGAAGAGAAGACCAAGGTGGCTGTGATCCGATGA
- the ftcD gene encoding glutamate formimidoyltransferase has protein sequence MAKLVECVPNFSEGRRPEVITAICSAITSVEGVTLLDREMDADHNRAVVTFVCHPSLAVEAAFRGYQKAAELIDMRTHKGEHPRMGACDVCPFIPLFEMEIDEAIELANKLGKRVGEELQIPVYLYEDAASSPKRRNLANVRSGEYEGIRDTIATDPERRPDYGPAQMNLTAGSTAIGVRFLLIAFNVYLNTNQKWIADKIADAVRALRGGYKFVKALGFEIKERNQVQISMNLVNYTKTPIFRVFETIKREAARYGVMVTSSEIVGLLPNDAILDVADFYLQLENFSKNQVLEEKLKSAGVGTGGATVTESFYDQVASSSPAPGGGSVAASCGALSAALASMVCRLTVGKKKYEDVKDELSHIRDKGDTLRAELTRLIDDDKEAFNAVMASFRLPKSTDEDVAKREAAVQEATKKASLVPLTVMKRALEVLELAFVVATKGNENSISDAGVAGLAGHAAVEGASYNVRINLKNLTDTDFVDRTRSETEAVRRRAAQVAGEIARVVESKL, from the coding sequence ATGGCTAAGCTGGTTGAATGCGTTCCGAATTTCTCCGAGGGGCGCCGCCCCGAGGTTATTACCGCTATCTGTTCCGCCATTACATCGGTCGAGGGAGTCACGTTGCTTGATCGGGAAATGGATGCCGACCACAATCGCGCGGTGGTGACGTTCGTCTGCCATCCGTCACTGGCGGTCGAAGCAGCCTTCAGGGGTTACCAGAAAGCGGCCGAGTTGATCGATATGCGCACTCACAAAGGGGAGCATCCGCGTATGGGGGCGTGTGATGTCTGCCCGTTTATCCCGCTGTTCGAGATGGAGATCGATGAGGCCATCGAGCTGGCCAATAAGCTTGGAAAACGGGTCGGTGAGGAGCTGCAAATTCCTGTCTATCTGTACGAAGATGCCGCCAGCTCCCCCAAGCGCCGTAATCTGGCGAATGTCCGCTCCGGGGAGTACGAAGGGATCCGTGATACGATTGCAACCGATCCTGAGCGGCGACCCGACTACGGGCCGGCGCAAATGAATCTCACCGCCGGATCGACCGCTATCGGCGTACGATTTCTCCTGATTGCCTTCAATGTCTATCTGAACACCAATCAGAAGTGGATCGCCGATAAGATCGCCGATGCTGTCCGCGCACTGCGGGGCGGGTACAAGTTCGTGAAAGCGCTCGGTTTCGAGATCAAGGAACGGAACCAGGTGCAGATCTCTATGAATCTGGTCAATTACACCAAAACGCCGATATTCCGCGTCTTCGAGACGATCAAGCGCGAGGCTGCCCGGTATGGCGTCATGGTGACCTCGTCGGAGATCGTCGGCCTGTTGCCCAACGATGCCATTCTCGATGTGGCCGATTTCTATTTGCAGTTGGAGAACTTTTCCAAGAATCAAGTATTGGAGGAGAAACTCAAATCAGCCGGTGTTGGCACAGGCGGGGCCACAGTCACGGAATCATTTTACGACCAGGTAGCTTCCTCGTCGCCGGCTCCGGGGGGCGGCTCGGTGGCGGCATCATGCGGGGCATTGAGTGCTGCGCTCGCGTCGATGGTCTGTCGCCTCACTGTCGGCAAGAAGAAATACGAAGACGTAAAGGACGAACTTTCCCACATCCGGGACAAGGGGGACACCCTGCGCGCCGAGTTGACTCGACTCATCGACGATGATAAAGAGGCATTTAACGCTGTGATGGCGTCCTTCAGACTGCCCAAGAGCACGGACGAAGACGTGGCCAAAAGAGAAGCAGCAGTCCAGGAAGCTACCAAGAAGGCGTCACTTGTGCCTTTGACCGTGATGAAGCGAGCACTCGAAGTTCTCGAACTGGCATTCGTGGTGGCGACGAAAGGGAACGAGAACTCTATCAGCGATGCCGGCGTAGCGGGACTGGCCGGCCATGCCGCCGTCGAGGGGGCCAGCTATAATGTGCGGATCAATTTGAAGAATCTCACCGATACGGACTTTGTTGATCGTACGCGCAGCGAAACCGAGGCCGTTCGCCGCCGGGCAGCGCAGGTGGCCGGCGAGATCGCCCGCGTGGTTGAAAGCAAGCTGTAA